GCCACTGCCGGAAGAATGTCCTCGGTGTGTCGGGTCAGTTCGATCCACGGGATCGGTATCAGGCGGATGGGTTCCTGAAACAGCAGCCCGGACAGGGCGGGCAACAGTACGTAGAAGAATCCGAATGCCAGTCCGATCACCCCGCCGATGGAAAACACGCGCCATTTCCATCCGGTCTTGCGGTCCTCGGTCGACTCGGCCAGCGCCATGGTGCCGAGCGCGCCCACCGGAGCCATGGGAAACGGCAGCTTTTCCACGTCCGACGTGATGCGGTACAGGCTGTAGCCCAGTCCGAAATGGTCGATGCGCTGCACGAGCTGTGCGCCCACCAGCAGCAGTATCGGCACCAGCCAGTCCCGGTGCAGGAAGGTGCGTTCCAGATACGAGCCGGACCCGAGCGACGGGGCCACCCAGTGCGGAATGAATTCGGTCAGGCCGAGCATGCGCGCCGCGTCCGACTGCACAAGGTACTGGTTCCAGAGCAGCCCCTGAAACGGCGAGGCCAGAGCCGCGCCCGCCATGTAGTAGAGAAGGAATATTTCCTGCTGTTTCAGGTGCGTGTACGACCGTTTCGCGATCTCCGCAAACAGGATGATCGTGACCCAGCGCGCGGCCGGACCGATGCCCTGACCGATCACCAGTTGCAGGTACATGGAACCCGGCATCATCAGGAAGCCGATGAAGATCGCGCCAACGACCGTCTTCCAGTCGAAGCCTTCCTCGAATTGCTCGGGCGGCTTGAGCAGATCCCGGTATTCCCTCAGTTCCTTGTCGTCGTACACGATGCCTCCGTGTGAGGTTGCCTCCGGCGGCACGAGAAACTTTCGAGAAAGTTTCTCGTGGCTCTTCAAAGCTTTTTGGCGAAAACGCCGCTGAAAGTCCGTGCAAACGCAAAAAATTTCATGCGGCGTTTTGGGAAAGAGAAAAAACTCTTGAAAAATTCAACCTTTTTCTCTCTTCCGCACGCCGCCAGTTTTCTTTTCGTGCCCCTTTTCCCTTTGTGGCGGCGTGCAGCCAGAACGTTTTGGAAGGGGGTACGGGGGAAAACCTTTTTTCAAAAGGTTTCCCCCGATTAATTCAATGATTACAGGGGGAACGTGTTGCACACGGTTCCGGTTCCTGTCTGCCTCCGGCGGCTTGAACCCTTTGAAAAGGGTTCAAGAATCCGAAACTTTTTGGCGAAAACGCCGCTGAAAGTCCATGCAAACGCAAAAAAATTCATGCGGCGTTTTGGGAAAGAGAAAAAAATCTTGAAAAATTTAACTTTTTTCTCTTCCGCACGCCGCCAGTTTTTTTTTCGTGGACCTTTCCCCTTTGTGGCGGCGTGCAGCCAGAACGTTTTGGGAAGAAGGGGTACGGGGGAAAACCTTTTTCAAAAGGTTTCCCCCGATTCATTCAATGATCACAAAGGGAACACGCTGTATACGGTTCCGGTGAACAGACCGAGGAGCGCATAGGCTCCGCCGGCCAGAAAATCGCCGAGTATCAGGCCGATGAACAGGAATCGGACCCGGTTGAACAGACTGGTGCCGCCATAGTGCAGGCAGAGATGATTGCACAACCAGCCGAGAAAGAAGCTGAACCAGAGAATGTGCATGCCCGAGGAATAGGCCACCACGTATCCCAGCGGGTGCAGGGGCCACCAGGGGAGTCGGTAGTAGCAGAGGATCAGGAAAAACATGATCCCGGCTCCTGCAAGGGTGTAGATCACGGTCCAGCGGTTCGGCCCGGACGGCACGTCCACGAGCTGCTGCGCACTTTCGTAGTTGGCGAGTACGGTTTGCGTGGCCCAGTCCAGATTCAGTTCGCGCAGGCCGTACTTGTACCCGATGAACAGCATGGTGCCGAATGCGCAGGCCACGGCCAGCACAAGGGCGACGCCCAGAATCAGGGGCAGATACTTGCGGTTGTCCGCGGATTCCGCACCCTTTGCGCCATGGAACAATGTCGGGGCCACGGCCTCGCGCATGTCCAGAAACAGGACTTTCTGCATGACTGCCGTGGCGGCAATGCCTGCCGCACCGAAGAATCCTGTGCCGAAGCAGCCCACCAGTGCATCGGCCGGGGCCGCGGTCAGCGTGAAATAGGGAAGTCCGCCCTGACACACGGCGCGCGAGGCCACCAGCGTGACCACGAGAAACGCGCCGGGCAGGGCCAGCGCCGCGAGCAGGGGCAGGCCGAAATACAGGCACCAGCCCACGAGAAAGGCCAGTCCGAGCAGCAGGCCGACCAGCGGCCAGATTGCCGGATGCCATTCCTGCGGCACATCCGGGGTCATGCCTTCCAGTGCCGGGCAGAGCGGCCGGATCGCGCTGCACAGGACATGGCGAAGATGGTGCCGGGCCAGCCAGCACAGAAAGAGAAAGAAGACCAGATAGGCCCCGATGGTCTGGGCGCGTTCCGGACGGATCAGGTCCGGGCCGAAGGTCACGCCGAGCGCAGCCTCGGGGAGCTGCCAGCCCAGCACGTAGAGCAGGCCGAAGAGCAGCCCGGCCAGAATGTAGAACACCCACATGGAAAAGGATATCTGGCGCGTGGTCAGGAACGCGAACCCGATGAAGGCAGGGACAAGATATATCTTGAGCTTGTGAAAGCCCGAGAACAGACCGAATTTCGGAAAGTACTT
Above is a window of Pseudodesulfovibrio tunisiensis DNA encoding:
- a CDS encoding DUF6785 family protein; amino-acid sequence: MTGHIRLRAVLVGLILGIGLCVAAPFNTAMLGNTPLGGGHFPLAPFFIAAWLFALCSLQARITNGKPALSGVEIVVIWVLMVLFSAIGWAGLAETFFVNITAPARFANDDYRWTEVLGPLLPKAWLPSDPNAVQTLYDGLDNGRAMSVSQIVSRVQWSAWLGPLGVWSLFILGSFFVMLCLMRLFGRQWVVNERVMFPLVRVPQLMGEALDSRTLGAWWANRYLLAGLLMAGSLHLLNGLHWYFPSVPELPTLVLAGKYFPKFGLFSGFHKLKIYLVPAFIGFAFLTTRQISFSMWVFYILAGLLFGLLYVLGWQLPEAALGVTFGPDLIRPERAQTIGAYLVFFLFLCWLARHHLRHVLCSAIRPLCPALEGMTPDVPQEWHPAIWPLVGLLLGLAFLVGWCLYFGLPLLAALALPGAFLVVTLVASRAVCQGGLPYFTLTAAPADALVGCFGTGFFGAAGIAATAVMQKVLFLDMREAVAPTLFHGAKGAESADNRKYLPLILGVALVLAVACAFGTMLFIGYKYGLRELNLDWATQTVLANYESAQQLVDVPSGPNRWTVIYTLAGAGIMFFLILCYYRLPWWPLHPLGYVVAYSSGMHILWFSFFLGWLCNHLCLHYGGTSLFNRVRFLFIGLILGDFLAGGAYALLGLFTGTVYSVFPL